The proteins below come from a single Rhodohalobacter sp. SW132 genomic window:
- a CDS encoding alginate export family protein has translation MKICFRNVLISVFAITICTSSLSAIPTMSPDPPVASDSLQSVQHADSAPSSAQQENGNRLIRAITGGSIHLNNRLRSELVQTDAARDAFAVTNRLRLGYSTQPLNGISAYAEFLDLRPISRETYNAAGLNNQPDRAAIADPRMTVMNQLYAQFQESSIDLMVRIGRQRVIHSSARFVGNVGWRQNEQTFDAATLNTSFGVENLKLEYSYIWQVNRVFGPSHPAGIFTSDSHVANLTYSELVPGSTLTAFLYSLDFENQPALSSRTVGFRVNGTVGLTDDLSLLYTGSYALQQNSGNNPMDFSADYSLTDISVVKRNIGRAGVAIEVLGSDSDVSFQTPLATLHAFQGWSDLFLSTPAGGLRDLNIYASTQLPWDLAMLAKHHWFYGDESGDYLGRELNASLSKQISENLSFLIKYADFRGSSTLPGTSKLWFQAEFTF, from the coding sequence ATGAAAATTTGCTTTCGGAACGTTCTCATCTCAGTATTCGCAATTACAATTTGTACATCAAGCTTGAGCGCCATTCCCACAATGTCACCCGATCCCCCGGTTGCTTCTGATTCACTTCAATCCGTTCAGCACGCTGATTCAGCTCCTTCATCAGCTCAACAGGAAAATGGGAACAGGCTGATCAGAGCCATTACCGGGGGAAGCATTCATCTGAATAATCGTCTCCGCTCGGAGCTGGTCCAAACGGATGCTGCCAGGGATGCTTTTGCAGTCACCAACCGCCTGCGTCTTGGGTACAGCACACAGCCACTGAATGGAATCTCCGCCTATGCCGAATTTTTAGATCTCCGTCCGATCAGCCGGGAAACCTACAACGCGGCCGGTTTAAATAATCAGCCCGACAGAGCTGCGATTGCCGACCCGCGAATGACCGTGATGAACCAGTTATATGCTCAGTTCCAGGAAAGCTCCATCGATCTGATGGTACGGATCGGGCGTCAGAGAGTGATTCACAGCAGCGCACGATTTGTCGGCAATGTTGGATGGAGACAGAACGAACAAACCTTTGATGCTGCTACACTCAATACCTCTTTCGGTGTGGAGAATCTGAAACTTGAGTATAGCTACATCTGGCAGGTAAACCGTGTTTTTGGCCCCTCCCACCCGGCGGGAATATTCACATCCGACTCACATGTTGCAAATCTGACCTACAGTGAACTCGTACCCGGCAGCACGCTCACCGCTTTTTTATACTCCCTCGATTTTGAGAATCAGCCGGCATTGTCTTCCCGAACGGTTGGGTTCAGAGTGAACGGCACGGTAGGTTTAACCGATGATCTTTCACTTCTCTATACCGGGTCCTATGCACTTCAGCAAAACAGCGGCAACAATCCGATGGACTTTTCTGCAGATTATTCACTGACCGATATAAGCGTTGTCAAGCGAAATATCGGCAGGGCCGGGGTCGCGATAGAGGTATTGGGAAGTGATTCAGACGTCTCATTTCAAACACCATTGGCCACTCTACACGCATTTCAGGGCTGGAGTGATCTTTTCTTGTCAACACCGGCCGGCGGACTCAGGGATTTGAATATCTATGCGTCCACACAGCTTCCGTGGGATTTGGCAATGCTTGCTAAACACCACTGGTTTTACGGCGACGAATCAGGTGACTATTTGGGAAGAGAATTGAATGCATCCCTCAGCAAGCAGATCAGCGAAAATCTCAGCTTTTTGATAAAATACGCCGATTTTCGGGGAAGCAGCACTCTTCCCGGCACAAGCAAATTATGGTTCCAGGCCGAATTCACTTTTTGA
- a CDS encoding NapC/NirT family cytochrome c: MEKQRSNLLFSFLIFLVATGLAVAIIGIYVVDDSSQDQALFESYHEFDRSEMSVEESKATLYGSTYAFFMQGQGDQLQPVSPAAEKGITVGELMRLAGIFAVVTALFILILIEFVYKSRINRMNYRLLLIISLFVLPVIVGLGTSATVLETTKTVESCGTCHVMDPFVNDLYDPESSTLAARHFKNQWISEYQCYTCHTTYGAHGTFEGKRDGFRHWLLFVTRTWEDPIRYAGSYPNMNCTACHGGTTAYRDVPSHLALADKFRTDEVSCTSCHGPAHPTPQERDDVPEHHRTERQTASQISEIDIKELEKLVEALNE, encoded by the coding sequence ATGGAAAAACAAAGATCCAACCTGTTATTCTCTTTTTTGATCTTCCTGGTAGCCACTGGCCTTGCTGTTGCAATCATTGGAATTTACGTGGTTGATGACTCGAGCCAGGATCAGGCTCTGTTTGAAAGTTATCACGAGTTTGACAGAAGTGAAATGTCGGTTGAAGAATCCAAAGCCACACTTTATGGCAGCACCTACGCATTTTTCATGCAGGGGCAAGGAGATCAGCTTCAGCCCGTTTCGCCGGCTGCCGAAAAAGGAATTACGGTGGGCGAACTGATGCGGCTTGCCGGAATTTTTGCAGTGGTTACTGCACTTTTTATTCTGATTCTGATTGAGTTTGTGTACAAGAGTCGCATCAACCGAATGAACTACCGGCTGCTGCTGATCATCAGCCTGTTTGTGCTGCCGGTGATTGTTGGACTTGGAACCAGTGCTACCGTGCTGGAGACCACAAAAACGGTTGAATCGTGTGGTACCTGCCATGTGATGGATCCGTTTGTGAACGACCTGTACGATCCCGAAAGTTCAACACTTGCTGCGCGTCACTTCAAAAATCAATGGATTTCGGAGTATCAATGCTACACATGCCATACGACCTACGGCGCACACGGCACTTTTGAGGGGAAGCGCGACGGATTCCGACACTGGCTTCTGTTTGTAACCCGCACTTGGGAAGATCCTATCCGATATGCGGGCAGCTATCCAAACATGAACTGCACGGCGTGCCACGGCGGTACAACGGCGTACCGGGATGTTCCAAGCCACCTTGCGCTGGCGGATAAATTCCGGACAGACGAGGTGAGCTGCACCTCCTGTCACGGCCCGGCTCATCCCACCCCGCAGGAACGGGATGATGTACCCGAACACCATCGCACAGAACGTCAAACTGCATCCCAGATTAGTGAGATTGACATCAAAGAACTGGAAAAACTTGTGGAGGCCCTGAATGAGTAA